The following coding sequences lie in one Clupea harengus chromosome 23, Ch_v2.0.2, whole genome shotgun sequence genomic window:
- the LOC105910524 gene encoding ladderlectin-like: MMKKASILLLSAFLTAAFTCTPPTAEQKSDEGNMGACKSLGTRCFKFVSTARAWAESERHCVAMGGNLASVHSIDEYSFIQDLIREHTDGTPRTWIGGYDAVQEGLWFWSDGSRFDYTNWYPGEPNNSGSEHCIEMNFGGTVTNIH; encoded by the exons ATGATGAAGAAAGCCAGcatccttctcctctctgctttcctCACTG cGGCCTTTACATGTACTCCTCCAACAGCTGAGCAAA AGAGTGATGAAGGGAACATGGGAGCTTGTAAAAGTCTTGGTACCCGCTGTTTCAAGTTTGTCTCCACAGCAAGAGCTTGGGCCGAATCTGAG CGTCACTGTGTGGCGATGGGAGGGAACCTGGCCTCTGTGCACAGCATAGATGAGTACAGCTTCATCCAGGATCTGATCCGCGAACACACTGATGGCACTCCTCGTACTTGGATCGGAGGATATGATGCTGTTCAG GAGGGTCTGTGGTTTTGGAGTGATGGGTCCAGGTTTGACTACACTAACTGGTATCCTGGTGAGCCTAATAATAGTGGAAGCGAGCATTGTATCGAAATGAATTTTGGAGGTACAGTCACCAATATTCACTGA